In Gouania willdenowi chromosome 17, fGouWil2.1, whole genome shotgun sequence, one DNA window encodes the following:
- the LOC114479455 gene encoding E3 ubiquitin-protein ligase TRIM39-like: MSAACSGTSEHHFLCSICLEVFTDPVTTPCGHNFCESCISTHWDTNVGHTCPMCNQRFSIKPQLKVNTLMRDVVSQFRREAAAPGEVPCDVCTGTKVKALKSCLDCVLSYCETHLDLHLTASGLRRHQLVEPVENLETRMCPKHSKPLEMFCKCDQTCVCLICSVMEHKSHQLVPLREECEEKKVELEKIEADLQQMIQKRREKLEKIRESARIRKIVADREKAEGVEVLTVLKKMMETMEEQQEAEEREAEDLIKELEKEISELMKRSSEVEQLSCSEDHLHLLQHFCSLKAPPATKDWTKVIVHPSSYEGTVLRALGQLEYTLNQKMMKIKMMDMKKKKKKKKKKMKLEMMKQFAVDVTLDPLTAHPDLAVSDDGKQVYDASVLKNLPDNPERFSVYMFVLAKQSFSSGRFYFEVQVKGKTDWDFGVASETIDRKGPTVLSPQNGYWSLFLTNGNVYGTSNSHEQLDLKSVPEKVGVFVDYEEGVVSFYDVDAAALIYSFTNCCFTNELFPFFCPCFYGGGKNAPPLIICQSK; encoded by the coding sequence ATGTCTGCTGCCTGCAGTGGGACGTCtgaacatcacttcctgtgctcCATCTGTCTGGAGGTCTTCACTGATCCAGTCACCACACCATGTGGACACAACTTCTGCGAATCATGCATCAGCACACACTGGGACACCAATGTGGGCCACACGTGTCCCATGTGCAATCAAAGGTTCAGCATCAAACCTCAGCTGAAGGTCAACACTTTGATGCGTGATGTGGTTTCTCAGTTCAGACgtgaagcagcagctccaggAGAAGTTCCCTGTGACGTCTGCACTGGAACCAAAGTGAAGGCCCTGAAGTCCTGTCTGGACTGTGTGCTCTCCTACTGTGAGACTCACCTGGACCTTCATCTGACAGCATCAGGCCTGAGAAGACATCAGCTGGTGGAGCCTGTGGAGAACCTGGAAACCAGGATGTGTCCAAAGCACAGCAAACCTCTGGAGATGTTCTGTAAGTGTGACCAGACATGTGTCTGCTTGATTTGTTCAGTTATGGAGCACAAGAGTCACCAGTTAGTCCCTCTGAGAGAAGAGTGTGAAGAAAAGAAGGTGGAGCTGGAGAAGATAGAGGCTGACCTTCAgcagatgatccagaagagacgagagaagctgGAGAAGATCAGAGAGTCAGCGAGGATCAGAAAGATTGTTGCAGACAGAGAGAAAGCTGAAGGTGTGGAGGTGTTAACTGTTCTGAAGAAGATGATGGAGACGATGGAGGAGCAACAGGaagcagaagagagagaggctgaAGATTTGATCAAAGAACTGGAGAAGGAAATCTCTGAGCTGATGAAGAGaagctctgaggtggagcagctctcctgctctgaagaccacctccacctcctccaacaCTTCTGCTCCCTGAAAGCTCCTCCAGCCACCAAGGACTGGACAAAGGTCATAGTCCATCCATCATCATATGAGGGCACTGTGCTGAGAGCTCTGGGTCAGCTGGAGTACACACTCAATCAGAAGATGATGAAGATTAAGATGATGgacatgaagaagaagaagaagaagaagaaaaaaaagatgaagttgGAGATGATGAAGCAGTTTGCAGTAGATGTGACTCTTGATCCTCTGACAGCTCATCCTGACCTCGCCGTGTCTGATGATGGCAAACAAGTGTATGATGCTAGTGTGCTGAAGAATCTTCCAGATAATCCAGAGAGattttctgtttacatgtttgttttagcAAAACAAAGTTTCAGTTCAGGAAGATTTTACTTTGAGGTTCAggttaaaggaaaaactgaCTGGGATTTTGGAGTCGCCTCGGAAACCATCGACAGGAAGGGACCCACCGTTCTGAGTCCTCAGAACGGTTACTGGTCTTTGTTCCTCACAAATGGAAATGTGTATGGAACATCTAATAGTCACGAGCAACTTGATCTGAAGTCTGTCCCTGAgaaggtgggtgtgtttgtggactatgaggagggtgtggtctccttttatgatgtagatGCTGCAGCTCTGATCTACTCCTTCACCAACTGCTGCTTTACTAATGaacttttcccatttttttgtcCCTGTTTTTACGGTGGTGGTAAAAATGCACCACCTCTGATcatctgtcaatcaaagtga